The segment tcattatattataatatataatatatattataatatattatgaataatatatataataatatattacattattatattattattataaggctaagggtatattaggaatgaaataaaaaaaatatttttttggttgATGAGAAAATGATTTAACCACCTCCTAGGTAGATAAGATTTTATCCCATTTCATGGGTAAATACTGTCCATAAAAAAATGATTTACCCATCTAGAGAAGTATGAAAATATAGGTAAGTTGGTCAATAAAAAAATGATtaacttttttatgatatttatccataaaagaaaAGACCTTAAGCTTTACTAAGTGTTGTGaactaataaaattataaaacttGGCCTAAGCTCATCCGAAACTGTAACCGAATTGTGTCAGATTGACAAGGAGATCGAACTAACCCATGCCTAACCTGCACTCTGGTGGGGTACCAAATTTCCCTAACTAAACTCAATTGGGAATTACCCATGTCAAATTCATCCATGTTTCTTCCTTCTCCCAGCTTTATACCGCCACAGACCTGCTAAAATCCCTTCCCGTGGGAATTGATGGCTTGCATTACACTTGTTAACTTAGTCTACTTTTGATTATATTCATTCTTTTATTGTAATCTTTTACTTCTTAATTCACGGTACTGCCATTTAATATAATATGTAGCTAAATAGCAAAAGGAACGCAGAACCATGCAGCACGCCAGACCCCCAACTTCCCTCATGCAGCAAGAGGGGAAACCTTGGAACTTATTTGAGCAGCTATTCCTGAACTACTAAGCCATGTTTTCATGTGCTTCCCCAGGAACAGACAATGCATGGATAAAATCTTGCCCTGGCCAATGAGAACCCCTCCTACCTTCGCCGTTTTCTTGATGTTTTGGAAGTGTTCTGCAATGATATCTCAAAGGTGAGCTTTTAGCCATCCATCTTTATCCATGTCAGCTTTTTACCTTAGCTTTTGGATGATTTGCTATGGAATAAGCCAACTACGTACACTTTTGTCTCAAGGAAAACAAATTTGTGAAGAAGACTCATAGAAAGTAACAAAGAGAGTAACACACTCCTTAAAAATTTGAAGCATGCCGCAAGTTTTTGATAAACATACAAAGAGTATGATTCCACAACATCCCGGTAAGTTTCACCACGCTCAAAATAAATCTTTCTCATTCCCTCTCCTCCGTTCACCTGTTTAGAACTAAAACATGCTAGATGTGAAATGATGATCTAATTGCTTGCACCATCTATTATGATATGAGAGTCTAAGAAAGCATAAATTCCTAAACAAAACAATAGCTCTCtttggtgatcaggttggccatcTTCTTCAGTCCTTATATCTCTTATCAATGTTGGAGATGTAAATGCTGCTCAACAGGGTAATAGGAGAGTTGCAGTttaccattagctcacttatgcAAGCACCTGGTCAGAGTTTTGGTTGCAATTATTGAGAAAATGAATTCATAGTTTTCCAACAATTCTTTATATTACATTGTTACTAAATTTTGAGGTTTAGGTGCTGCTTATCCtgagataaatttaatttttttaaatttttttccctATTTTAGGCAGTATAACATATGTTTTTTCAGAAATGGAAATGGGGAAGCCATTCTACAACCTCCTAGAGTTCTGGTTGCCATGCATCATATCACATGATCATTTGAGCTCAAAAATGCATGCAAATGGAGTATATTGTTGTTTCCTCACTAGCATATACTACCCAATGTATCCAAAACCAACTAAATCAAAATTCCTGGTTCTCCAAACTGAAGTAGATTAAATTCATGATCATAAATTTGTAATATTATACAACATATCACCTCTCTCTCCCCAATCAGATAATTCAGAGACCAACCCAACCCCATCATCCAAGGACTCCACACTATGTTACATATCTCAGTACAATGTTTCTAATTACAAAATCACCTAACTGTGACTCTAGAAACAGAGGGGGAAAAAAGTAACAAAAGCCCAAGCAATAAAAAGACAGCAAAAACACTAACATGAACTATATATCAACATAGTTTTACCATCAAATCCTGCCCTGCCTTCCAAGCCCagctgaagaagaggaagaattccCACCACCACCACCCCCACCCATGCTGCCTTTCCCACCCATTGCCATCTGATGGTGATAAGCCAATGATGACGGCGGCGACCCATACATCTGCTGCCCCATCATCATCATCCCACCAGCACCACCACCACCATATATTCCAACGCcaccgccaccgccgccgccaTTGCTCCCGATGGCGCCGCCACTGCTTCCCTCCTTCTGCTGGGACTGGGACGACGAGGGGCCGCCCTTCTCGCCCTCCATCTCGCGGAACTTTTGGAGGTAGACCTTGAGGGGCTCGACGTAGTCCTCGAAGCCGAGGGTGGTCATGGCCCAGAGGAGGTCGTCGCCGTTGATGGTCTTGCGCTTCTCTCGCTGGCACTTGTCGGAGGCCTCGCCGGTGATGAAGCTGATGAACTCGGAAACGCACTCCTGCACCGTCTCCTTGGCGTCCTTGGAGATCTTGGCGTTCGCCGGGAGGGCCTTCTTCATGATCCGGCTCACGTTGGCGATCGGCAGGAACCGGTCCTGCTCCCGCGGGGACGAGAAGTCGCTGCTCCCCGCCGCATTGCTGTTGTTATACCCTCCCGACTCGTTGTCCGAATCCGGCATCGATCAAAATCCCAACTTCACGCCAAATTCCACAACCCGGAGCAAATTCGAAGCCTTTCACCAATCTCCGGATCAAAATCTAGGGTTTTCGACCTCGTTTCTACACAAAACCAGCTAAGAGTTCATAGGATTCAGAGACGGCGTCTAATTCTGCACGCTAAAAGGACCTGAGAGGAttcagatatgattttatactggAATTAGGTAATAAAATATGTAGAGAAATCGATGGAATTGAGGTCCACCAAGAACATCTAATAGGTCTACAAGCAAGACCCAGAGGTGGAAAGAAGCGGAAACCGGTATGGTTTGTTTCCGCGGGAATTCTAAGCGACGAGGGTTCCAGAATTCGATCCAGATAGAAGGAAAGATGGGTTATTTCTATGCGGAGGTTTCAGGAGGATTAGGCTTCCAAGTCTTCCATGCTAACAGCGAAGATGacccactaaaaaaaaaaaggcagaggGGATTTGTCGTAACTACAAGGAGAGAAAGGAACCGATCGAGTGACCTACGGGTCTCTGGAAGCCCTAAGACTCCAtgtattagggttagggtttggcctCGCCGGAGAAGGAGGGCGCTAGGACAGCACGCCGGCGTCGGAGACCGCGTGGGTGTTGGGGGCCAGAGGGGAAGcgcgagggagagagagagaagagagcctCCGGGGTGCCCGGGTCCGTTGGATCGCGGTCCTAATATCTCATCGAGAGCGGCACGTGGATAATTATGTGCCGTTTGTTTACCGATAAGTATGGGCCAAGTGGGATCGGGTAGACCGTCGATGCGTGGACTGTGGCGCTGATCTCGGTCGTTGATGGGAGCGGGCCCCACTTTAAAGTCGGTGATGGTGTCGCTGACGTGACACGGTGTGAGTCTTGCACAAAGTTTAGATTTGCATGTATTCATGGCCACTTTGGTCAATGCATGTccacataattttttctaaaactataaattagcaaaatttttatattttttttgtaccCTTATTACGCGATGTGGAGTAAAAAGTAAATATCCATGCATCATACTATAGTCTATGATTATATAGAAGCCAATGTGATTGTAATACACTATCTCATACATAATTTAATGATTTTATAATCTTGGGTTGTCGCATGATATATGAATATTGTTGCAATTTCATCATGCTATCTCATGTATATTATGAAGCTCAAGTAGTTCTATCTTTGGGATTTATGCAACATGGTTTACCATCCAACGTATAGATGTTTGTGACTGCAACATTTGGCTTTTCCATTAGTTTTATTGTGAACTAGAGTTTGCCAAGTCTCTCCTGAACTGGAGAAGATTAGAACTCTTGTATAAATGTGGGACAGATAGGAAAAGATGGACGGTATTATAAAATAAAGGGAGAGTTCATCTTATTATGACCTAGGGTTTTCTAAGTGAACCAGCGAGGATTCGATCTCTTGTGTACACATAAGACAACGAAAGATGGACTtggaattataaaataatgagaaaGTTAGTTCACCCTGTACTCAAAAGTTTTCTTTGACTTGCAGCCTTtgcttatgataaaatttttacaagTTGAAGCAATGCTAATTATTGCATAATTAACAAGTTAATGAAGCAAACTATCACAAAAATGACTGTCAGAAATTTTATTATAACATTTCAAGATGCACTAGATTTTAATTTGCAGCTGTCCCAGAAACTAGAGATCATGTTTTCTAGTGAATTATGAGTACTTGAGCTTCCCTCAAGAAACCTAGGAGACTCCAGAAAATCTGGAAATTCTCAAGTTGGAGCTATggtctataattttttaatgcaAGTTGGATAGAAAGGTATAGACATTTATTATTTAGTTTTCTTCTTTGTTTAATACAAACACATTGACAATATTTTGTCCCATGTCTCTGCAACTTGCATGTCCTTGTTTCATtacaagaatctttcttacatgtTCTAACAATCACAAGTTTACTAAATGTAAAGTTGCAGATCTAGATAAGATAATCAATGCACAAAGGGCTAGCAAAAGTGCTGCATTACTCATCAGAGCAAGCAATATTTTAACCCGACAGCATGCGACATGATGCCATTAGAGATTAAGACACTATGGATCTAACTTCGTATAAAAGTTTAACTTTTAACTGGAATTTATGACACATCCTCTCCGTATACAATTTTGCACCTCTCGTGGCACAACATCCCAATCTTATATGGTCCCCTCATGTTGTTAGTGAGAAAGCACGAGTTATCAGGATGTCAAAAAGTGAGTGCATGGACTACCGTTCCTATCCATCATGATGGTCGGTGGTTTGGGTCTAAATTATGCAGCCCCATGAGTATAAAAGCTTTGGGACCATTCCTTTTTGGCCTTTTGGCAAGTGGGACTAGATTCGTTATAGTAACTTTTCATGTCTTAATGCCTAAGACATTCAATCTAGACAAATGTGAATGATTCAAATAATTGATCACATTATATTGATCAATTAAGAAACAGAGAAGGATTGGGGACCATATGGTTCTGGAAGAGTGGAAGGAGCCAAGAAATTATATCATGGTTCACACGATTCAAAATAACTACACCTAAAAGTAAGAGAGAAGCCATCTCCCTGCCCTTTGGGGCCGAACAATTACAACCACATCCAAAGAGCAATGCAAGATAATCTCAAAACTCAATTTGGTGGGTGCTGGGAGTACTGGAAAGGAATTATGTCTTTTGGAAACAAGGGAATTTCAAGAATTCTTTTTGTATCAAACTTTGCCATAACAATCAAATACTATGAAAAGCATATAATATCCCAGCAATTTGAATCAAGCCAAAAAAGATCCCCGCATGATCTTTAAagcagtaaaaaaaaaagaaaaagaaccgaTGAAGAAAACTCCCAATGGgactcttcttcctcccgatgcAGATAGAAATTGAAGCTGGAGGAGAGTTGGACTCCTCTCCTTCAATGCTATTTAAAGGGGTCCAAGCCTCCAGAGTCTCATCAATACTAGCTGCCAGCAATCATTAGAGAAAATTAGTTCAATTTCTAATACTAATAGACATTTGaataattataattgaataaGTTTATATGgctatgatgaatttctttaattgacatatttaattatttattattttaaataaattctaATTTTGTTGGAggttttatataatttataagtcttATATGATCTTTAGAGCATCGCTTTAGAGTTTATGCGGCTATATCACGTGACCGAACCAGATGATAGGTTCTTGGCATAAAAAAATAGATCTTTATTACTAACCTATATTAATCTCCAAGACAACCTTGGTGGCAAAACAAGTAGCACTTGTGATGTGCACGCTGGTGACCTCAAATACACCCCCCAGGGTAAGCTCCCTAGGTGTGCAAATCAGGACGACAACAACCTAAGCATTAGCTGGTATCGACCGTAATGAGGTCATGATACAAATTAAACTTGTGACAAAAGAACATTAAAATGACCAGCTTCAGCGAGACCTGAGTatacaatgcagagatctgagcCCAACAACATAAATTTAACTTGCAGTTACATGGGCTCAGGGTCACAAGCAAGAATCCAAAATAGATGCACATCTACTTGATAGGCATGGGGCTTGGATAGATGAGATACAACAGACGAACCAACTCTACCATTGGTGGCATATTTTATCTTTGACCTTCAATACTGAATTGAGACATTCTTGCCAAAACCTTCGTGATACTTACGCAAGCCATCACGGAAGACTTCACCAATGCTCCACCTCAcaaaatattgataaaaaaatccaaaaatttgatattacttttttttttttcttgagaagcCCTCTACTTATAGAGATGTACAAGTGTATAATAGATATAATGCAAGCTGTACAATATACAGGAAAAAGTAAAGATTGATATATAAATTTGTAAACTATAGAAGGTTGCATATTAAGCTAAATAAGGTGAGAGAGATCGATTATGAAAGTAAGAATATCATGCTAAATAAGATAAGAGAGCAAACATGGAGTGCGATCATGATGCAAACAAGATATCTATGAGGCTAGTTCTTGGGTTGTTTTCCTACACAAATCTTGGAGAATGATCCATTACACCCTGAACCATAGGAAAATATATAATTGGTTGGTCTTTAAATAAAATCTAAGATCAATTATTCAAGTCAGTTAGTTGAAAAAAATGTTTGAATCAAAATAATTCCATTTTGGAAGTTCAATTTATGTTAGAGGACAATAAGAATGTTATATCAGGTTCCATTAGAACACTAAAAGGATTCTACCATATCAAGCATACAAGTAGACTAATGTTTCTATTGGCAAATAGATGGTTTACAAATCCATGCCCAAGTACTCATCACTTTTTAGATCATAATTGCAGTCCTATTAGGTTCAATCATCATAGCTATTTTGAGTCCATAAAAACATTCCAATCAATGGTTTGGACTTCTGCGATATGTCCATGAACTTATTTGAGACCAGAACAAAACTgagattagaaaaaaatatgaccCTTGGTTGCCTTTTATTGGAATtatgttctcttttttttattattttttattgatcaggtgcttttttatcttgaaaaatcaTACACGATTATCTCATAGAAAATTAGCTGCGCTGATGAACGATACAAATACTATTTTTATTTTAGCCTTACCCACATCAGTGCAAATTGGAATTGTCcaaatatattttcaaatatgACCAACACTTTGGGATTGGCTAAATGGATTTTTGAAAATCACCAATACTTTTCTTTTGGTACGATCTGCATAAAATATATCTGTTACACCTTCCTTCTTGTTCACATATTTACCTCATGGGAAGTCACCTGCACGCAtgaatgatataaatattattattgctTTAGCTTTATCCACAACAGCAGCATATTGCGGTTGGTAGAATATATTTTCCAAAATAATCCAACCCTATTTTCGATATGGCCATTAGGTTTTGCACTGAAAAATTTTAGGACAGCAAGTGATGATGATCTTTTGTCTTTAGGGGTGGGTGCATAAGGTCGGCATAAAATGAATTACACTACCAAGTTAGATGTCATAAATTTGGAAAAAATGAATGAACAAACCTGAGGGAATTGAATGAATTTTGGAAAAAGTGATACGAAGCCAACTGACACTGCATCTTCCTTCATATACAACAAACACTTGAAAAACGTTTCtggtttttttcctttttggcagAATGGTCCAACCATTAACCATGCAGAAAGGATGAAACGGGGGAAGTGGGCCTCGTATAAGATGCCTCAGACAAACGTTGTGGATGGGGATTTAAAAAGAATACCTTTTCTTGCAATTGTAGCCGATGATAAGAGCGCAGAGGAAACTTCTCGCAAAGTTAGGCTTGTGCTACAGCAAATTGGTCTGCCTACTGTATTCAGCAACAGAAAATTTGCATCATATGAAGATATGGAAGAGATGCCAATAAATATAAGCTCCAGAAGAGTTGGGGGTGTTCATGCAATTTAATTTATGATGTATAAATGACAAAAATTGACtgataaatatttttctttaagaTAAAATTGCATGTTATTATTTCTTCTGTTAACTTCGGTTATTAGCATTAGAATGTGTCTAAGAAATTATCTCCTTGCCCCACATAAATTCAACTGTAGGGGGAAAAATGCCTGTATAAAGATGTCTTGATAACACTTCAGATGGGAAGAACACACTTGCAGGTCAAGTAAACTTTGATGAAGTGCATACCCTATAAGCTAATGAAAATTAGCATTTCTGCAACATTATGCACTACATAACATCTGATAGCGAAGGGATGAAGACAGTGAATTCTAGAGGGAATTGATACATTTATATGGAACTGCCATTGAAGATCTAAGCTCCAACAAGATTTACATTTAAATGTGTAACTAACCTGCTCTCATCCCAAGTATAGAGATTTTACAGAATTCAGGTTAGCAAGTATTTTAACTAACTGTAGAGTGGATAGAATCCACAAAGACGTTTCTTGTGTTTGGATGTCTCCATGGGAGTCAAAAGCAACGATTCACAGCGTTTAACAAAGTTCCAGATGGCCAGATGTCAAGACGACGCTTTGTGAAGAATAGCACGTTATCTTTGTTGTAGAGCACCTAAGGTCAGCAATTGGCAAAGTAGATAGTTTACCTGAATTTTTTGAAAATGTGTTAAACTCTTTAAAGATAATGAGATAACTAATGTGATAGTTAACATCGTTCGCTCCACTTACTcctgaaataaaatagataatatcatatACAATCCAGAAAAGCTTTTGaccatgaatgcttgaaaaaatgACCCGTTTTCCACACTGACAAAACACTGACCAGCATAGATGCGAACTCTGTTATTTTAGGAGGCACCATCATGGCTTCCATCTCCAGATTCTGAAGATTTCCAGTTGAAGGAAATGAATGTGAAAGAAGAGACATAAAAGGACCTGCAGCAAATAGTTGAGAACGTGCAAAAACAAGTACCGTGTATGGCTGCCAAGTTGTCTTCTTTGTACACTCCCAAGTGGTGAGCCATAACAGACATGAGCATCTCACCATGCTTTGGAAGCCTTGAAGTTTTGGGAGTCATGCCAAAAGATAAACCGTTACCAGTTGTCTGGAACAAATATGATAATATCCAGAGCTTAAAAAACTGATCCCTCTGCTTCttggaaggggaaaaaaaaattacaagggtTAATGACAGGTGCAAGGTGTCTGCAACATCATCAAtgcaaatttatttaattaataaaggtgatttcatgcatatgtTAAGCATCTAACAAGCTCATGTGAGAATTATCAATCTCTGAGCCAAAATATAGCCTCAAGCATCTAACAGGTGCAAGGTGTCTGCAACATCATCAAtgcaaatttatttaattaataaaggtgatttcatgcatatgtTAAGCATCTAACAAGCTCATGGGAGAATTATCAATCTCTGAGCCAAAATATAGCCTCAAGCATATACAGAGGTACATGACCATAGGATGAAGATACAAACCTCAGGAGTTTGGAAAGCATCTCTTGTTCCAGGCATCTGGTCTTCTGATGGTTCATTCAATAACCAGAATGCAGGAAGATTGAAACAAAATAAGTTTGTACGCTCAAGGAAAGATAATGAGACTCAGAGGTTTTGAAAGGCGATGTTTACCTAACATACAAAATCAGGAATTTGCAGGTTTGCAGCCTCTAAGTTCTTTCAAActgtcaaaaatcatatcaaGCAGCTAAGATAAATTTAATATAGAGTCAGAGAGTTGAAATATAAGCATGCACGCACAcacgcatacacacacacacacacacacatatatatatggaaAAATATAAAATGTTATACAAACCTGAGTTTACTGAAAACTGAAGGCCACGGACAGAATCAAGTGAAGCACGCATATTTCTACCATCAACTTGATTTGCAAGCAAATACGTGTCTTTATCATTCCATTGCAACTCAAAAACTTTATACTTCTCATTTCTTATCGCTGAGGGGTTCGGCAAATTTTCTTGGAAAAATGTTATTGCGGGAGTTTCCTGTTGTTCCTTACTCAAGTAAGAGCAAAGCAAGCACAACCGAGAAAGCAAGTTTTCAGTCTCTGCTGCACAAATAGCTTGAATTGCAGCAATTCGACATTCAACTATCCAAGAATAAACCTTTGCTTTGATTAGTTAAAGCACTAATGGAAACAAGGAAAGAAGTGTTGTGAATCACATCAAGAATCAGCGATAAGAAAAAGATGCAACAAAAAAAGGGAGCAACTTATGGCTTTAGAATCAATTTTGACTAAAAACCAGCGATCAAATATGAGTATGTACTGCTGACAAAAGTGAAGAGTGCATATTATCATTAAATAGGAAAAATATAAACCTGAGAACAAAAGTTTTAGAAAAAGATAATGGAGAATGTACAATCAGGACAGATAGGACGACTAAGATGGGAGGCAAGGGGATTGATTAGTCTATAAGGATTCAAAAGCCAGATAGGCTCCATGTTTGTGCTCATGATTAAGCCTCCAGACACATTTGTCGACAGCATATAGCTAGCTTCTGTTGAAAAGttctaccgacttagtatttaaATTGGGATCTTTCCATGCACTTGTCATTAGCTTGCTAGAATCTACTACTTAAGGTGCTTCACCCATAATAAAAAATCTTCTCCAGAGTCACATTGACACACTTATACCCCACTTGCGTACTAGAACTTCCACCAAGACTCAAATTTGGTATCTCTTCTTGCATATCAAAATCAATCTCTGCATGACAGTGTGGTTTGCCATTGTAACATCATTTAACTCACAACAATATGTTTCTTTAAGAATAAGAAAATGAGTAATTTTCACCATTTTACGGCATACTTAAATATAGTTTTATAGTCTCACATCCTAAGCACTTATCATACTGTAAATTAGTTAAAAACATCATTTTGCTCACTCCCTCTGCTCATTTAAAGTAACTAAGGTTGTAAGTGAAAAAGGTACATATTTTTGGAAGAGATCCCATGGTGCATGCTAGTTGGAATGGTAGAATGTAGAAATAGAGGGATGCTTTTGGAAAAACAACAATCTAAATTCCAGATTTTAAGAATGCAAGTATAACTGATACATAGTAATGTTACTGTTAGTCGACTTGATGACCAAGGGAAATTTCCATTGGTAATTTCAGTTATCTTGGATTTATTATTCAGAAGATTTAGTAACAAATGAGCAATACATTTTTAGTGTGAACGAATAGGGTGGGTGAACTGGAGATATGCTCATGAGAATTACTTGATCACAAACATGGC is part of the Elaeis guineensis isolate ETL-2024a chromosome 15, EG11, whole genome shotgun sequence genome and harbors:
- the LOC105058124 gene encoding nuclear transcription factor Y subunit B-3 produces the protein MPDSDNESGGYNNSNAAGSSDFSSPREQDRFLPIANVSRIMKKALPANAKISKDAKETVQECVSEFISFITGEASDKCQREKRKTINGDDLLWAMTTLGFEDYVEPLKVYLQKFREMEGEKGGPSSSQSQQKEGSSGGAIGSNGGGGGGGVGIYGGGGAGGMMMMGQQMYGSPPSSLAYHHQMAMGGKGSMGGGGGGGNSSSSSAGLGRQGRI